Part of the Choloepus didactylus isolate mChoDid1 chromosome 10, mChoDid1.pri, whole genome shotgun sequence genome is shown below.
TCTTATTTTATCAGTTGCTACATTAGTAAATAGATGTACCCTGAATTATTTCTGTCAGAGGGGATGCCAAAAGGTGTAACACAGAAAGCAGTATGTTTGTGTGAAATGGTGAACTGATTCCCACCTTAGACTCCAATCAGGATATGACATTTTCCAGAAatagattaatattgttacactccccactgctgaaataaaaaagctTGGATTATTACAGAATACATTAACAGGCATCCAAACACCTAGGTCACTTTTGAGATAAAAagaaacctgtgtgtgtgtgtatgggaggagggggagggagggagcaggtggggggagagagagagagagagagagagagagagagagagagagggaagcttCCGTAGTACTGAGGAAAAGTAGCCAGCATTTTGCAGGGTGGAATAAATAATTCATATAACAAATAAAAGGTTCAGCAAAACTTGGAAGGAAAAGTGAATAGATTGAAAAAGTACACAGAGCAGTGTTTAACTATTGTTTTGTGATTCCTACAATAGTTAACTCAGGAAGAATcagaaatttatattaaaaaccaAGGTGTATAATTTTTAGATGTACTTATGTATACCTACCTCAAAGTTTAAAAGATATAGGACTGTTCTGTAGCATGAATGTTCTGTCATTttcaattcagtaaatatttatggagtaatTATTTGCCTAACATTGGTGTAGGCACTGGGGACATAGTAACTAAGAAGAAAACGTCCCTGGCTTCATGGAGTTTACCTTCTTGTGGAGAAGTTAGATAATAAGCCCTCGAAACTTTTCAGAAAGTGGGTAGTGCAATGAAAGTGGGTGTGAAGCATGGAAAGGCCCCTCTGCAAAGACCCAGAGTAAATGAGAGAAGACCCTGGGGAGACTGGGGGAGGAGTGCAGGGTAGAGGAAACAGCAAATGTAAAGACTTTAGCATCTTTGGAAAACAGCGAAAAGATGTTGAAACAAGAATCTAGTGAGCATagtgtgttagtcagggttctccagaaaaaaaacaaaaccaataagaTTTCTGTCTTTATCTGCATCATCTCTATcaccatcatctctctctctctctctctctctctctctctctctctctatctctcctcTACATATATTGTAGAAGATAAGGTTGTAGATGTAGATTGGAGTCAGACTATGTAGGACCTTGCAGACTTGGTAAGGAGTATATTTTGTTCTaaatataatggaaaatatttgtaGGGGTTTTAGTAGTAGTGTGATatgatatacatttttaaataacactGGCTGCTAGGTGGAGGGAGGACGGATTGTAGCAGAACAAGAGTGAAAGTGGGGAGATGACTCAGAGCCATTTTAATAGTGTGGAATAGTGTAGATGCAATAGTGGTGACTTGGCCGAGAGTGGTAGCCATTGGCATGGTCAGATTTAGAATAAAATGTGAAAGTAGAATTAACAGAACTTTCTGGTAGATTGGATTTGTGTGAATGGTAGTGCACTTCCTGAGATGGACAAGATGTGATTTAAGTATTTGGGGGTAGGGGGCATGAAAAGTTCCATTTTAGACATGTTTCACTTGACATCATCCAAGTGGAAATGTCAggtaggcagttggatatatgaATCTGGATGTTAGGGAGCTCAGGGGTGGAGACACGCATTTGGGAACAACTGTTTTGTAGattcatattttttcttgttaaattatGAGCTCAAGAAACCAGTCCAGGGATTCTTAACTCAAGTAGATATTCCCTGCCTTGTGTATTATAGGCATAGGTTTGATGCccaggaggggaaaaaaacagataagtgACACTGCAGCACCATTTAAGGATTGCTGTCTTAACTAGGCTTATTGCTAGGTGTGTGTAATCTGTGTTCCACTATCTTACTGGCCATACTCtaccaaagaaaaatatatgtttaaagaGTCCATACACATGATGAAAACTGGCAAATTGTAATAACCAAAGTATTAATATATCAATAGAATCCTGTATCATTAATTCTTGAGGGAGTTACAAAGACCAGTAACTCTGCCCCTAATGACCTTTCAACAAAGCAGGAGCTACAATCACTGCACAAACAGAATCTAAATCTTCAtattataaatgttataaataGATTGCTACTGGGATTCAAATTAGTTGAGATGATAAGTAAGGGTTTGAAATCAAGGAGGCTTTTGAGGAAGGCCTTGGATTTTGATGGGTAGATTAGAAGGAGGGTACTTTTAGACGGAGAGAGAGAATGGCATGAACAAAGATGCAAAGGCAGCAATGATTGGCAAAGTGTATTCAAGTCATGGCAAATAAAATTGTTTGGCTTCAGTTTATGAATGGCAAtcacacattcattcaacaaagaattATAATAAGCATCTATCTTATGAGGACTCTAACTTTACTGCAAGAGTTTAAAGTTTATGCCCCTATATACTAGAGAGTTGGAATTTGTATCATCTCTTCTTTACTTCTAAAACTCTATGCATTCACTTAAACAGCAATgaataaatattatatgctatataataaaaattaaaataggggCATAGTAATATACATTATCCAAAGACTCACTTAAACAGCAATgaataaatattatatgttatataataaaaattaaaataggggCATAGTAATATACATTATCCAAAGACTATTGAAacattggagaggaagaaataatttttcttggAGGAGTCAagaaaggcttcacagaggagttGACATTTGAGTTTAGTAATCATATGATATGAAAAGCATCTTCAACTTGGATAAGTCCTGTGAGTTATTGCTCTTTGTAATCTCCACAGTATTTTATAATCTAAGATTTAATCAAAATGTATCCTAGCTCACTAATATGAATCCCTTAAGTTCTTTCAAAACCCACCTTTCTCTGAACTCTTGGCCCCAGGAGGACAGTTTTGAATTTATCTGATGAAAGCTATTACAATAAATACAATAAAGGAATGGTGAGATGAAGGCAAGTTAAATAGAGGGAAAGGCAAAGTTGGAAAATGGTGGAAAAATACACTCCAAAATAGCTGGGGAACGTGATGCCAGTGGATAAGAGAAAAGGGTATTTTATAAGTGCTGCTTTTGTCTGAATATTTAGATTCCTTCTATGGGTTTTAAGAAACTTAGAGGTTGCTGGACcacatttctttgaagagacacatttctttgaagagaccCCTGTGAGAAAGCACATCTGGTAGTTACTAGGAGCAGtgatattaaatataaaagtatttactGTATCCTTTTGTCTTATTCTTAAGCTAAGTAAAGTGTATTAGAcattaaagtcttttttttatttttttttttgaatgtgtgCTTTTTAAAAGGGATTTTAAACATATTCTTTGAGTGGCAAATGGACTGTAGGGAGCTTAAATACCATGGAGAAATCATTGTAAGATTATCAGAGGTGGTGGTGGAAGCCCCGTATAGCAGTATGGAAACAAAAGTGATCCCAAACTTGGAAAATGTAACAAGTGCTCAGCAATATTTTGCAAGATTTCTGTATGCCTTCATGCAGAATAGAGATTAGACTACTATCATTTGGCTACTAAAAGAAGGGTGGAGGCTTGGAACCACTTGTGGctctttactttaaaattatgaatgttactgagacaaagagagagaatgagagtgaaaaagggacagaaagagagaattacaaagggagtgggagagggagagatagtactaaaaagagaatgaaaagagaaatactgAGGAAAATAGAGGTGGagcaagggagagaaagagaaaggaggtaAAATAAGGTAAggacaatgagagagagagacagagaattttaacagcaTCCATCATGGCCTCTGTGAGAACAAGAGGTAAAGCTGCATATGGTAGAAAAATGCTGAAAAGCTACTACTTGAAAAGGTTTACATGGCATTGTCTGTGGTAAAAAGGAGAATCCTACATTTGGCTTTTCAACCACAAACCTCTCATTATGCTGGGTTCCACAACTTCATCTGTGAATACCAAACACATGTCTTTTCCCCAAATGAACACATCACATAACTTAAggcattttgtattttctatgaGTGCAGGTGTCTGCTCAGGAGTTTCTTCACGGCCTCCTTCACCTCCTTattcctcaggctgtagatgacGGGGTTCAACGTTGGGGTTATGACTCCATAGGACAGACCGATGATCTCATCAGATGTCTTTGTGTCCTTTGACTTGGGCTTCATGTTCAtaaaaagagctgaaccatagaACAAAATTACCACAGCCAGATGGGCTGAACAGGTAGAAAaggctttcttccttccctcagaATTAATTCTCTGTATTGTAGAGAGGATGAAAACATAGGAGATGAAAATTAACAGCAGAGGAATTATCAGTAAAATAATACTTCCTACTGTCATGACAAGCACATTGATGGTGATATCTGAACAGGTGAGTTTAAGAAGAGCCAGTAACTCACAGGTAAGATGGTCAATGACATTATTTCCACAGAAAGGCAACGTCATTGCTAGCACTGTTTGCACTAGGGAGTTCAGACAGCCTATGATCCAGGACCACGTGGCCATGTGCACGCACAGCACCCTGTTCATGATGATGGGGTACCTCAGTGGGTTGCAGATGGCCACGTACcggtcataggccatcatggCCAGGAGGACACACTCAGTGGAGCCCAAGCCAAGGGAGACAGCCATCTGCAGAGCACAGCCAATGAAGGACATGGATTTTCTCTGAGATCTAATTATGATGAGCACTGGAGGAATGAAAGAAGATGTGTAGCAGATGTCCAAGAATGAGAGGTTCccaaggaagaagtacatgggggtgtggaggtgggaatcCAGGATGCTGATGATAATGAGGAGGCTGTTTCCCAGGAGGATTATCAGGTACATGATGAGGCAGAGCAGAAACAGAGTAAGCTGAAGTTCTGGGTATTGGGAAAATCCCACCAGGAAGAATTCGGTCACTTTGGAGTAATTCCCCATCTCCATGTATCCATGTCACCTGCAGGGTTAAGATGAGGGCAAGACTTAggaacatttatatttataatgtagattaaaaaatcactttaagttgcaatattttgtttgatttttagaACTTCCCTGGGAATCAGGGAGGGcaggaatattttaattttattgttgatGAAACAGAAGCACCGAGAGACTCTATAGTTCTTGGGATCATGAAACAGCAGAGGGAAGGCTACCAGTATCTCCAAGGATTGTGTTGAGATGTGCCAGGCCTCTAATAAAATAATAGGGATGAACTAATTTCAAATGTGGATATAGAGCAATCTCATTATTAATGAATATTCTGAGATGAAAGctgttttttaatgaaaacatatgcAATCAGTACCATGCCATTTAGCTTGGGTGTGATTTTGGAGAAGTAACTTAACTTTTCTGACCTTCAGCTGGCTCATGGTGAAATGTGGGAAAGAAATAATTCTTTGGCAATTTGTTGTGAGAATGAAGTTAGATAAAATATCTAAGGTGTCTTCACAATAGTGGCTAAAACATGGTATCTGCAATTAtgatacattttataattaagttgtattattataattattagtaaTCTTGActgtttcagaaagaaaaattaacttgGTGTGTTGAAGGTGATGGCACTACAGTTTGGGACTATAATGGAcagattttcaatattttctcttctctcatgGGCATCTATCCACTCTTCTTTCAAAGACCAGTTGAGAGTTAATCTAGAACGTTTGAGACTGGTCCCCAGGGGCTTCCAAGGATGGAGGAGCCTGGTTTCCCATTATCTACAGGTTTTTTAGAACCTGGAATTTCTACTCTCTTAGTATAGGTCACCTTCATTACTTTTGTATTCCTTTCAATTCTGTaagttctctcttcttcttttgtcACCAGATGTGTAGatgtatattttatgttttctcagGCAAGTTAATATTATGTTACTCAGTACTTAGTGATAATTTCTCTCTAAATCTTGATATCTGATGCTTTGGAATGCATCCTGGAATTTTGCACTATTTTTATGTCATAACAATGAAACTTCTGATAATGAATTTATGAAATGTGtttacaacagtgcctggcacaaagttcTCACTGACTATTGGTAAATATTGGTGTGGCTGAAATAATGACagctaatatttttgagatttctCTCCATACCAGGCACTGTTATAAGCATATTTTatgtattaacacatttaatgTTCACTGCAACTTACGAGACAAGTACTATTTATTTCCCCATTTACAGTGGAGCAGACAAGGGGAAGTTAGAGTAGCTTGTCCAGGGTCACAAGGTGAGAGCCAGGGTTGAATACTGGGCAGTCTGGCTTCAGAGTCAGTCTTCAGTGCTAACCTGTCACAGAACAGAGCAGATGCTATTCTTTACTTCTGAAAATACTGCACAGGCTTTAGGTGTGTTGAAATTAAACTTTCAGCTCACACTGATCTTTCCATTGTCTTGATTCTTACTATATACAGGTTAGAACCATATCACAGAAAACTCAGCTATACTCCAATTGTTTCTCATTTGTATGATATGATGCCCAAGCAAAACACTATATTTTGGTACAAGGACTGTGCCTAATACTTTATTGCATTCCTGTGATAGTGTGTACTCACTGGACTTTGGCTGCAGAATGAGAAAATGTCTCCTTTATCTCACCCGAGGCACAGCCACACATTTGCCCTGCCTTCCTGTTTCCAGAGAGCCTGAGAGCTACACAGGGCAGCCCTCCTGCCTTCTTCATTAcctttctatatttttatgtcccttttagtGAGTTATTGCCTAGCCAATGGTTTTGGGGAGAATTTAAAATGAGGTGATGGTACCAATACCTTAGAAACTTGAGAAACATTCCTTTCTTCCTGCACTTCCTCTCTCAGTGCACACTGGTATGCACACCTGTTTCCTCAAAGGTGTGGGTTGAGGCAGCAGTTTTGATTTGTTTGAGCACATCTGTTAcctaagaaggaagaagaggaaggaaagagttaGGATAAGGAGAGAAGTCAATTATTGCTGTTACAAAGAGCCCTGAACTGGTACTTGCCTTCTGGGAGGTGGGGTGTTGAGGAGAAAGGCATGAAGGAGGAAcggctcactctctctctgttcAAAAAATCTGACCAAGATGAAAGAGGTCATTTTTCCAGTTTCTgaagtaaataagaaaaaatgtaaaaagtaacCTATTAACACTGAATCAACCTACCATAAAAGGCCCAGTTTAACCTTTCCGTCTTACTTCATGCCACCTCCCCTTCACCCCACCCCACGACCCTGTGAAGGGAGAAGTCAATGGAGAGCGTTTGCTCCCCCATAAGTTTCATCCGTCTCCCTAAAAAGTTGCTCCAACAGAACAATATAATCTACGTATACTGTTTACATATTGCTATGAAATATGGCTTCAAGAAAAGTCCTTTCTAACCAGATTGCCACTCCTAAATCCCACTAATTTAGAAAATTTGGAGCCACTATAGACTCTTCCCCCAACCCCTGTGCGCTGAAGTAGCCAGGCTGAACTCCCGCAGTTTACCCCAAACACTAACCACTTTCATTTTATGCTTTTGCAAATGCTCTTCTCATAAATTGGAAGGCCCCTCCCAGTTggttattgtcttttttaaaaaaactttctcaCTTTCTGGTCCGGGACACATGCCCCACTGTGGGTTTCTGTGGAACTCTATACTCAGCTCCCTCATAACATCCTCATTTATTCAATACTAAGCGTGGCAGATACTGTAGTAGTAACTAGAAATCCAATTGTGAGAAAGACAGATGCTGACCCAAAAAATGTTCACTGAACACAGagttattttatacttttaagaAGCAATATCTGTTCTACATAAATGGTTTGATTTCCAGAATCATGGAATACTTTGCATATCATTTtatcaaaccaaaccaaaccaaaatagATTTTCACCCCAAACTGGCAAAGATAGAATAAAAGTATGATTCAATCTCATTTGGATATATGTGCAAATATCATACATAAATACACTCAAACCAAATCCaactatttaataatttaataatagatcactattactatttttaaacattcttcTCCTGGAAGATCCAATCAATAGTTGATTTCCCTCCATGATGCTGAAAATTTGGtatgtgatggtggtggtggggcatgTTATAAAACACGAGAAAAAATACCCTCATTTTTTATACCTATGAAATTGTAATCTTGGAAAAGAATAAGGGAAAATGCTGGTGATATAATGTTATATGAAACTGTTATACTCATGGAAATATAAATGATCACAATTTTGTAAATATGTGCCTGGAAGAAACcacactaaaatatttactgtgatTTTCTTTGGAAAGTGGGATTTGTGGCTACCATGATTGGagctatgttccccagaaaaatgtgttcttaaattaatccattcctgtgcctGTGAATCTTTATAGATAGGACCTTTCgatgtggttacttcagttaaagtgtgggcCAGCTGAatcaagatggatcttaatcctattactgaaggccttatagggaaggtcacaggaaaagaaaaagccaaagtgAGAAGGCACAAGCTGAagttcagtggaacccagaaaggAAAGTAGAATCCatgagaggctgccatgtgcaatGGCTTGTGATAGAatagccaaggaccaaggatcaccatcaGCCACCCCCAGGATTCcaagtcttctgggagaaagcattgccttgatgacatcttgattttggtcttctcctaacctcaaaaccatgagccaataaattcccattgtttaagccaacctgttgcaTGGCATTTCTTTGGCAGCCAGGGGAATAAAATAGgagcatttataattttcttaaccaatttcatatttttcaaatttgcttCAATGAACTTATATTTTCTGactataaaaattagaaacaaaaataggaaatttttCTTAGTTGGAAATCACCCTGGTGCCAGGGTTGGCATAGTTGTGTTCTTTCTAGTGATTAGGAGATCACCAGAGTCAAAGACATTAAAGCATTTGTTGGCCCAGCTTTGTCTAAAAGCCAAGGAGGAAAAACAATAGTCAATGGATAGGAAATTGGAAAGATTCTCTGTTGCTTTATTACACTGATAAATTGATGCCATTTAATATTCTGATTCCAACCAACCTCACAAATACATCCATCCTGAGTAGACATACTGACATAGCCCCAATCCTTGAGAAAAGATTCTAGAGTCCACCATTTAGCAACACAGTTTGGATGCtcccaaagcaccaaaaataccacacagtaaaaagaaagaggagaaacctGGTGGGCAGGAGGGACCATGAGGGGACAGCAGGGACTTCTGTTACCTTTGCTTCCTTATTTCTGCCCAGAAAGAGGTAAGTTTCAATTGCTTGGCTCCCTGAGTTTTTTCCATCTCCCCCAAAGGCTCTGTATTTAGGTTGGTCTTCAACATTGTGCACGGCCTATTGAAGGAAAGAAAACTCTGAAGGAAACaaaaccctcatgcacatacctGTCATCTACTTATATTTGTAAACCAAAGGTAGTATTAGTTGGTTTGTAAAGTGTATAAACTTAGCCAGCAGTTCGTATTTTGCCCAAGGAGCCTCTGGAATCAGGCTATGCCACACCCATCCTGGAATATTTCCTCAACAGGATATTACCAGTGCTAAATATTGCATTCCACACCCTGAGTCAGAGTTTCCCTATTATTTAGGAAGCAACTTTATTCTTCACATATGTTAATCTAATTTTGACCCTAagccaaaattattttctttttccatagtaAGGAGAAATGATCAATTAATATGATGTTCATAGATATCCAAGATATTCCTTTGACTTAATGattatttttgttcatatttcttttttcattgttttatttagaagtttttaaattaaaaaagaaaaaaataaacctaagaAACTGTTACAAACTAGAGAGGACAAAGGAGAAATAACAGTTATGTCCAATGTGGGATCCTGGAGAAGATCCTGGAACACAAAAAGACATTAGTGGAAAATTGTTGAAATTTGAATAAAGCCCATGGTTTAATTAATTATGAAGTACCAATGCTAATTTCCTATTCTTGATGTTTGTACTatagtttcttaaaatgttagcATTAGAAGTGGGGTaagggttatatgggaactctgaactctcaacttctctgaaagtctaaaattagttcaaattaaaaagtttaaaaaatacaaaaagtaaattatttagAAGTTgccatttctctttttcattttctttcagaaacaTGTATTTTCAATCCTGCCCCAAAGTTTCCTATTCAGATCTCAGTGCAGGATTCTTACCTTCTCCCCACAAAATAGGTAGCTTGTCCTGGTGAGACTTCAGTTTTGATAAAAGGACATGGTTTTATAGATAACCCCACTTATCCATAAATCATTCCTCTGCACAATGTTTTACCAATTTCTATGTCTCCACACACTAAGTTCATTGTATTTGCACTTCCTCAGTCTAGCTGACATCTTAGCTCTCCTCCAGCTGTGGCTGTGCTCTAGGGCTCATGGTTAAGCTCCCACCGTTCCAGACGACTGTGGATACTGCCGAGGGGAGCAGACCAAAGCTGATGCTGTCACCCCACTGAATGGCCTGCCTTGAATTTGTGTTCAATCTGTCATATAAATAATCTTATA
Proteins encoded:
- the LOC119505415 gene encoding olfactory receptor 13D1-like produces the protein MEMGNYSKVTEFFLVGFSQYPELQLTLFLLCLIMYLIILLGNSLLIIISILDSHLHTPMYFFLGNLSFLDICYTSSFIPPVLIIIRSQRKSMSFIGCALQMAVSLGLGSTECVLLAMMAYDRYVAICNPLRYPIIMNRVLCVHMATWSWIIGCLNSLVQTVLAMTLPFCGNNVIDHLTCELLALLKLTCSDITINVLVMTVGSIILLIIPLLLIFISYVFILSTIQRINSEGRKKAFSTCSAHLAVVILFYGSALFMNMKPKSKDTKTSDEIIGLSYGVITPTLNPVIYSLRNKEVKEAVKKLLIKNPWTGFLSS